One genomic segment of Elgaria multicarinata webbii isolate HBS135686 ecotype San Diego chromosome 9, rElgMul1.1.pri, whole genome shotgun sequence includes these proteins:
- the TMEM60 gene encoding transmembrane protein 60 yields MRMSLAQRVLLTWLFTLLFLIMLVLKLDEKAPWNWFLIFIPVWIFDTILLVMIIVKMARRCKSGFDPRNGSPNLKKKAWYLAAMLLKLAFCLALCAKLEQFAVMKLAYVFIPLWALLIGGMIELGYNIFNPRRD; encoded by the coding sequence ATGAGAATGTCCTTGGCGCAGAGAGTGCTGCTCACATGGCTCTTCACATTACTGTTTCTGATCATGTTGGTGTTAAAGCTGGATGAAAAGGCACCCTGGAACTGGTTTCTAATATTCATCCCAGTTTGGATATTTGATACTATTCTTCTAGTTATGATCATTGTGAAAATGGCTCGCCGTTGTAAGTCTGGCTTTGACCCTCGCAATGGTTCCCCAAACCTCAAGAAAAAAGCTTGGTACCTTGCAGCCATGTTGCTTAAGCTGGCCTTCTGCCTTGCCCTCTGTGCAAAATTGGAACAATTTGCTGTAATGAAGCTCGCTTATGTCTTTATTCCCCTTTGGGCGTTGCTCATTGGAGGGATGATAGAACTTGGATACAACATCTTCAATCCACGAAGAGACTGA